The following proteins are encoded in a genomic region of Glycine max cultivar Williams 82 chromosome 18, Glycine_max_v4.0, whole genome shotgun sequence:
- the LOC100803946 gene encoding probable WRKY transcription factor 49 translates to MVELAMSKTMMEEVVMTTSWSEGSEDDDLVRELLDDGSPLLIEPPNTTTKASSSDDQDQAFNKFISNIYSGPTISDIENALSVTNQRDHFPQLSSARVSILERGLSKIENKYTLKIKCFGNVMGDDGYKWRKYGQKSIKNSPNPRSYYRCTNPRCSAKKQVERSNEDPDTLIITYEGLHLHFAYPYFLMGQLQQSNSHPPIKKSKPISPQAQAQAHREDYVQEAQSNATWGMMSSTSLDSTLDMAQENLGSQGLLEDMVPFMVRNPSNNVNSAHTKFSCSSYSSPPTSPLWTSTYSTTCYTVGLNSST, encoded by the exons ATGGTTGAGTTAGCCATGTCAAAGACAATGATGGAGGAAGTAGTAATGACAACTTCTTGGTCAGAGGGTTCAGAGGATGATGACCTTGTGAGAGAGCTTTTGGATGATGGGTCTCCCCTTCTTATTGAACCCcccaacacaacaacaaaagcctCTTCAAGTGATGACCAAGACCAAGCCTTTAATAAGTTCATCTCCAACATTTACTCAGGACCTACCATTTCAGATATTGAAAATGCTTTGTCAGTGACCAACCAAAGAGACCatttcccacaactctcatcGGCCAG aGTTTCCATATTGGAAAGGGGTTTGAGTAAGATTGAGAATAAGTATACCCTGAAAATCAAATGCTTTGGCAACGTGATGGGTGATGATGGATATAAGTGGAGAAAGTATGGACAGAAATCAATTAAGAATAGCCCAAATCCTAG GAGTTATTATAGGTGCACCAATCCAAGGTGCAGTGCCAAGAAGCAAGTAGAGAGATCCAATGAGGACCCAGACACTCTTATCATAACCTATGAAGGGCTCCACTTGCACTTTGCTTACCCGTATTTTCTCATGGGCCAACTTCAGCAATCTAATTCCCACCCACCAATCAAGAAGTCCAAGCCCATCTCTCCACAGGCTCAGGCCCAAGCCCATAGAGAAGACTATGTTCAGGAAGCCCAATCAAATGCTACTTGGGGCATGATGTCATCCACTTCATTGGACTCTACACTAGACATGGCCCAAGAAAATTTGGGCTCACAAGGGTTGCTTGAAGATATGGTGCCATTCATGGTTCGGAACCCGTCAAACAATGTCAATAGTGCTCACACAAAATTTTCTTGTTCTTCGTACAGTTCTCCTCCAACATCTCCTCTTTGGACTTCAACTTACTCCACCACTTGCTATACCGTTGGCTTAAATTCTAGcacttaa